A genomic stretch from Vibrio neptunius includes:
- a CDS encoding AEC family transporter — protein MDTLFQPLSFSLSITGPICLMLLLGVFFKRIGLINDNFIEVASKLVFQVTLPTMLFLSIVVSEHDFSAASRFLGFATFASIAFFVFTTVSVALLFKSSPDKGVITQGGYRANTGIIGIAYVANAFGEQGIALAALYVAITTFIYNVQAVICLSPKGGTSPAKAAKVMLRTLTKNPLIIAIVSGVVFYLLSIPVPTVAVDAGNYLAKMTLPLALLCTGGSLDLSKMRKEKGPAWFASSYKLVLAPLLITSAAYWCGFRGVELAILFFMNASPVAAASYVMTRSMGGNSVLAANIIAMTTVVSALTCTAGITLLVYTGLI, from the coding sequence ATGGACACATTATTTCAGCCATTGAGTTTCTCACTATCCATTACCGGTCCAATTTGCCTTATGCTGTTATTGGGGGTGTTTTTCAAGCGTATTGGGTTGATAAACGACAATTTCATTGAGGTGGCTTCAAAACTGGTTTTTCAGGTTACACTACCAACTATGTTGTTTCTGAGCATTGTGGTATCTGAACACGATTTCTCCGCAGCCAGCCGCTTTCTTGGATTTGCCACGTTTGCGAGCATTGCCTTTTTTGTCTTTACTACAGTCTCTGTCGCACTGTTATTCAAGTCTTCTCCAGACAAGGGCGTCATCACACAAGGCGGCTATCGCGCCAACACTGGTATCATTGGCATTGCTTACGTGGCGAATGCGTTTGGAGAACAAGGGATCGCGCTCGCTGCCCTGTATGTCGCCATCACCACTTTCATTTACAACGTTCAGGCGGTTATCTGCCTCTCCCCCAAAGGGGGAACCTCCCCCGCCAAAGCCGCTAAAGTGATGCTGAGAACGTTAACCAAGAATCCACTGATCATCGCCATTGTCTCTGGCGTGGTTTTCTATCTGCTTTCTATACCTGTCCCAACGGTCGCTGTTGATGCGGGTAATTACCTAGCGAAGATGACCCTACCACTGGCTTTGTTGTGCACCGGCGGCTCGCTGGATTTGAGTAAAATGAGAAAAGAAAAAGGGCCGGCATGGTTTGCCAGTAGCTACAAGCTGGTACTGGCTCCTTTGCTGATCACCAGCGCCGCCTATTGGTGCGGGTTTAGAGGAGTAGAGCTTGCGATCTTGTTTTTTATGAATGCCTCGCCCGTGGCAGCGGCAAGCTATGTCATGACCCGTTCAATGGGCGGAAATTCGGTACTGGCCGCCAATATTATTGCCATGACGACGGTTGTTTCAGCCCTCACCTGTACCGCAGGCATAACCCTACTCGTTTACACCGGGCTGATTTAA
- a CDS encoding sodium:alanine symporter family protein: MDNLQSLLKTIDSFVWGPPLLILLVGTGVYFTFRLGLLQFRHLPTALKMVFSKDDSKKPGDVSSFAALCTALSATIGTGNIVGVATAIKLGGPGALFWMWLAALFGMATKYAECLLAVKYRKVDDKGQMIGGPMYYLQYGVGSRTLASLFAFFALGVACFGIGTFPQVNAILDASEISFGMPREASAVVLTLLVAFVTLGGIQSIAKVAGKVVPTMALFYVLACLSVIVINSNQLLGAIELVLVSAFTQTAATGGFLGASIMLAIQSGIARGVFSNESGLGSAPMAAAAAKTDSCVRQGLISMTGTFFDTIIICTMTGLALILTGAWQSDFAGAAMTTHAFAVGLNAETLGPILVSVGLIFFAFTTILGWNYYGERCVVFLFGTKAVLPYKVIFLALVASGAFLHLDMIWIIADIVNGLMAVPNLIGLILLRHVVIEETKAYFSAAVDNVKQPQMQS, encoded by the coding sequence ATGGATAACCTTCAATCTTTACTTAAAACTATCGACAGCTTTGTCTGGGGTCCACCACTACTTATCCTGTTAGTGGGAACCGGTGTCTACTTTACTTTTCGCTTAGGCTTACTTCAGTTTCGACACCTACCAACTGCACTGAAAATGGTTTTCAGCAAAGATGATTCCAAAAAACCAGGTGATGTTTCAAGCTTCGCCGCTCTTTGTACCGCGCTTTCTGCCACCATTGGTACAGGTAACATTGTTGGTGTCGCAACCGCAATAAAACTCGGTGGCCCAGGTGCACTGTTCTGGATGTGGCTTGCCGCTCTGTTCGGAATGGCGACCAAATACGCGGAATGCTTATTGGCGGTTAAATACCGTAAAGTCGATGACAAAGGCCAGATGATTGGCGGGCCAATGTACTACCTTCAATATGGGGTGGGTTCTCGTACGCTCGCTTCGCTCTTCGCTTTCTTCGCTTTGGGTGTCGCCTGCTTCGGTATTGGTACCTTTCCTCAGGTTAACGCGATTCTCGACGCTAGCGAGATCTCTTTTGGCATGCCGCGAGAAGCATCCGCAGTGGTACTGACGCTACTAGTGGCGTTTGTCACGCTGGGTGGTATTCAGTCGATTGCTAAAGTCGCAGGAAAAGTCGTTCCAACGATGGCGCTATTCTACGTGCTGGCTTGTCTGAGCGTGATTGTCATCAACAGCAATCAGCTGCTAGGCGCCATCGAGCTGGTTCTTGTGTCTGCATTCACGCAAACCGCTGCAACAGGTGGCTTCCTTGGTGCGAGCATCATGCTAGCCATCCAGTCGGGTATTGCTCGTGGTGTGTTCTCTAACGAGTCTGGTCTTGGCAGTGCCCCCATGGCAGCAGCAGCTGCGAAAACCGATTCGTGTGTGAGACAAGGTCTGATTTCGATGACAGGTACCTTCTTCGATACCATCATCATTTGTACCATGACAGGTCTTGCACTGATCCTGACTGGTGCATGGCAAAGTGACTTTGCCGGTGCTGCGATGACGACTCACGCTTTCGCCGTTGGCCTGAATGCTGAGACACTTGGCCCTATTCTGGTCTCTGTTGGTTTGATCTTCTTCGCCTTCACAACCATTCTGGGTTGGAACTACTATGGTGAGCGTTGTGTCGTATTCTTGTTCGGCACCAAAGCCGTTCTGCCATACAAGGTTATCTTCCTTGCTTTGGTAGCCTCAGGCGCTTTCCTACACCTAGATATGATTTGGATTATCGCCGATATCGTTAACGGCTTGATGGCGGTACCTAACCTGATCGGTTTGATCTTGCTCCGTCATGTTGTGATTGAAGAAACGAAAGCGTATTTCTCAGCCGCGGTCGATAACGTAAAGCAGCCTCAGATGCAGAGCTAA
- a CDS encoding HAMP domain-containing histidine kinase produces MKIRRSLKLYFLFAMLLTGSLTIIAMSGVAVSYFFSGLDMAMTGFMRTQAYQVELTDNTPVKINDLTVARRWQDLPQPIQDNLNQNELVLNEVLKNVVGIPLIEPPKAGYFAMKMEHKGDVRYASVLFLDNEFSPGEMPQFIYIVFVAIAAILAFSLILVAFIRSVSTPVEELKDWAKSLDKEKLSQPIPGFDYSELNTLAEIIKSSLSSVQEGLEREQRFLGYASHELRTPIAVTRANSELLKKMILKKLDEDKQLEVLERIERAGYTMTDLTETLLWLNRQEDKTLPFSELVIGDLITQIDHELEYLLQGKEVKVSIKVDTTQHSLPHSLCRIIITNLVRNAFQHTYQGEVIIEQSGSRLVITNHNVSQGDGEKALGFGLGLELTERLIKQYSWYYDNSATESGRRVELHFSQPDIKDLNQPGVNE; encoded by the coding sequence ATGAAAATAAGACGTAGCCTGAAGCTTTATTTTTTGTTTGCCATGCTACTTACAGGGTCGTTGACGATTATCGCGATGTCTGGTGTTGCGGTAAGTTACTTCTTTTCAGGTTTGGATATGGCTATGACAGGGTTCATGCGAACGCAGGCGTATCAAGTTGAATTGACGGATAACACGCCTGTGAAAATCAATGACCTCACGGTTGCGAGACGATGGCAAGACTTACCACAGCCAATTCAAGACAACCTGAACCAAAACGAACTGGTCCTTAATGAAGTCCTCAAAAACGTCGTCGGAATTCCTCTTATTGAACCGCCTAAAGCGGGCTATTTCGCAATGAAAATGGAGCACAAAGGAGACGTCAGATACGCGTCAGTGTTGTTTCTTGATAATGAATTTTCTCCGGGTGAAATGCCCCAGTTTATCTACATCGTTTTTGTTGCTATCGCTGCAATCTTGGCGTTTTCTTTGATACTTGTCGCTTTTATTCGTAGTGTCTCGACTCCTGTTGAAGAACTTAAAGACTGGGCAAAATCTCTGGACAAAGAAAAGCTCAGCCAGCCAATTCCGGGGTTTGACTACAGTGAGCTCAACACACTAGCAGAAATCATTAAATCCAGTCTCAGCTCTGTACAGGAAGGCCTTGAACGAGAGCAGCGCTTTTTGGGTTATGCCAGTCATGAATTAAGAACGCCGATAGCGGTTACTCGTGCCAATTCAGAGCTACTGAAAAAGATGATCCTCAAGAAGTTGGATGAGGACAAGCAGCTTGAAGTCTTGGAGCGTATTGAGCGGGCAGGTTACACAATGACAGATCTAACTGAAACTCTATTGTGGCTCAACCGACAAGAAGACAAGACACTGCCATTCAGTGAGCTCGTGATTGGTGATCTCATTACTCAGATCGATCATGAACTCGAATACTTGTTGCAAGGAAAAGAGGTCAAAGTGAGTATCAAAGTAGATACTACGCAGCACTCCTTACCGCATAGTCTGTGTCGAATCATCATAACTAATTTGGTTCGCAATGCGTTTCAGCATACTTATCAGGGGGAAGTGATTATCGAGCAGTCTGGAAGTCGACTGGTTATTACCAATCACAACGTTTCCCAAGGTGACGGAGAGAAAGCGCTGGGGTTTGGTCTAGGTCTTGAGCTCACCGAGCGATTGATCAAACAGTACAGTTGGTACTATGACAATAGCGCAACAGAGTCAGGTCGACGTGTTGAACTTCATTTTTCTCAGCCTGATATCAAGGACTTAAATCAGCCCGGTGTAAACGAGTAG
- a CDS encoding YggL family protein, producing the protein MKPFKLDNKKRRIQKKLFVGEFAMLGFEVSCETTITDFDNYDAFVDEFIDFIDALGLSFGGGGLELFEGFICHSERYQSVTEEQQAKVAKWLDARADVKSVQVSELVDANYF; encoded by the coding sequence ATGAAACCATTTAAGTTAGACAATAAGAAGCGTCGCATCCAAAAGAAACTCTTTGTGGGCGAATTCGCGATGCTTGGATTCGAAGTCAGCTGTGAAACAACGATCACTGACTTTGATAATTACGACGCGTTTGTTGACGAGTTCATCGATTTCATTGATGCACTCGGGCTCAGCTTTGGCGGCGGCGGTCTTGAGTTATTCGAAGGCTTTATCTGTCATTCAGAAAGGTACCAAAGTGTAACAGAAGAGCAACAAGCAAAAGTTGCGAAATGGTTGGATGCGCGTGCTGATGTGAAATCAGTACAGGTGAGCGAGCTGGTGGACGCGAACTACTTCTAA
- a CDS encoding ribosome recycling factor family protein, whose amino-acid sequence MSSENLVISLPSLIHRIGSEANKRLRIVVKQHGCDLKRVRRSRNWQLIGQFDALKGLFNHLSQQSAEFDFVLNKLNAHMNQSVVSRENTSERLIEILLSDPTITLTDLMERTGCSLIEARFARFESETL is encoded by the coding sequence ATGTCATCAGAAAACCTTGTTATCTCCCTCCCTTCGCTTATTCACAGGATTGGTAGTGAGGCGAACAAACGGCTCCGTATTGTTGTAAAACAGCACGGTTGTGATCTAAAGCGCGTTCGCCGTTCGAGAAACTGGCAATTGATTGGCCAATTCGACGCGCTAAAGGGGTTGTTTAATCACTTATCTCAGCAATCTGCAGAATTCGATTTTGTACTTAATAAGTTGAATGCCCATATGAATCAGAGTGTGGTATCGCGAGAGAACACGAGCGAACGTCTTATAGAGATATTGCTTTCTGACCCGACAATAACACTGACTGATTTAATGGAGCGCACTGGCTGCTCACTTATAGAAGCTCGCTTCGCCAGATTTGAGTCGGAAACCCTATAA
- a CDS encoding LysE family translocator, with translation MDAFLIAITILTLTPGLDTALVLRNSSRGGVKDGVATSLGICLGLFVHATFSAVGISAILAQSAEVFNAAKMAGAAYLIWLGATTLREVWKGDITLSNMESHTHNLDIKRSLREGFLSNILNPKTAVFYLAFLPQFINPEGSAFLQSSLMAAIHFVIAMIWQCGLAGTLNSAKNLLKSPKFMRRMEATTGVVLVGLGLKLMVEE, from the coding sequence ATGGACGCGTTTCTGATCGCCATTACCATTCTAACGCTAACACCGGGGCTGGACACAGCACTGGTGCTGCGCAATTCTTCCCGAGGTGGAGTGAAAGATGGCGTAGCGACGAGTCTCGGTATTTGTTTAGGCCTGTTTGTCCACGCGACGTTTTCAGCAGTGGGTATTTCGGCTATTTTGGCGCAGTCGGCAGAGGTGTTTAATGCCGCCAAGATGGCTGGTGCCGCTTATCTAATCTGGCTGGGAGCGACAACGTTAAGAGAGGTCTGGAAAGGGGATATAACTCTGTCGAATATGGAGTCTCATACGCATAATCTGGACATAAAACGCTCTCTTCGAGAAGGTTTTTTGTCAAATATTCTCAATCCAAAAACAGCGGTTTTCTATCTTGCATTCTTGCCTCAGTTTATTAATCCAGAGGGTTCGGCATTTTTGCAGTCCAGCTTGATGGCGGCTATCCATTTTGTGATTGCCATGATCTGGCAATGTGGCTTGGCGGGCACTTTGAACTCAGCGAAGAACTTGCTGAAAAGCCCTAAGTTTATGCGCCGGATGGAAGCAACTACGGGAGTGGTTCTGGTTGGCTTAGGTTTGAAATTGATGGTGGAAGAATAA
- a CDS encoding carboxypeptidase M32, with protein MSAFEKLKAHSKKISHFSHLASICGWDQAAVMPSGGNQARSEAMAELSVHIHGLHTQPQLADWFAEAEGESLSTDDKATLRELKRQWQQANLLPEELVQAKSLAGSKCEHAWRTQRGDNDWVGFEKNWAEVVKLSQEEAQIRAEANGLTPYDAMLDIYEPGTSSASLDTLFSNVKSWLPELIDEVMEKQSSEQFILPEGQFATEKQKALGLEVMKLLQFDFEHGRLDESVHPFCGGVPSDVRITTRYDENEFVQSLMGIVHETGHARYEQGLPKSLAGLPSGEARSMGIHESQSLFFEMQVGRSDAFIAHLAGFAAKHFGGHNPALFSQENFHKLYTRVKKDFIRVDADELTYPAHVILRYEIERDLINGKIKHTDVPELWNEKMQAYLGLSTKDNFKNGCMQDIHWTDGAFGYFPSYTLGAMYAAQFMAAMKQTVDVDAAIQAGDLTPIFSWLSDNVWSKGSLLTTDELVKQATGDTLNAQFFKDHLKNRYLG; from the coding sequence ATGAGCGCATTCGAAAAACTTAAAGCACATTCTAAAAAAATCTCTCATTTCAGCCATCTTGCTTCTATTTGTGGTTGGGACCAAGCTGCGGTAATGCCTAGCGGTGGTAACCAAGCTCGCTCTGAAGCGATGGCGGAACTCTCAGTTCATATTCATGGTCTTCATACTCAGCCTCAACTGGCAGATTGGTTCGCAGAAGCGGAAGGCGAATCACTCAGTACCGATGACAAGGCGACACTTCGCGAATTGAAACGCCAGTGGCAGCAAGCCAATCTTCTCCCAGAAGAATTGGTGCAAGCTAAATCTCTCGCAGGTTCCAAATGTGAACATGCATGGCGTACACAGCGTGGTGACAATGACTGGGTTGGGTTCGAGAAGAACTGGGCTGAGGTAGTAAAACTTTCTCAGGAAGAAGCGCAAATCCGAGCAGAAGCAAACGGACTCACTCCATACGATGCCATGCTGGATATCTACGAGCCCGGCACCAGCTCCGCTTCCCTAGACACCTTGTTTAGCAATGTGAAAAGCTGGTTGCCAGAACTTATCGATGAAGTGATGGAAAAGCAGTCTTCTGAGCAGTTTATTTTACCAGAAGGTCAATTCGCGACGGAGAAGCAGAAAGCACTTGGTCTCGAAGTGATGAAGCTACTGCAGTTCGATTTTGAGCATGGACGTCTGGATGAAAGTGTGCACCCCTTCTGTGGCGGTGTACCATCGGACGTACGAATTACGACTCGCTACGATGAAAACGAGTTCGTTCAGTCGCTGATGGGGATTGTGCACGAAACGGGTCATGCTCGTTATGAACAAGGGCTACCAAAATCTCTTGCTGGATTACCTTCTGGTGAAGCTCGCTCTATGGGTATTCACGAGTCACAATCGCTATTTTTTGAAATGCAGGTCGGACGTAGCGATGCCTTTATCGCGCATCTGGCAGGTTTTGCGGCCAAGCATTTCGGTGGTCATAACCCAGCGCTATTCTCGCAGGAAAATTTCCACAAACTCTACACCCGCGTGAAAAAAGACTTCATTCGTGTTGATGCCGACGAGCTTACCTACCCTGCTCACGTTATTCTGCGCTACGAGATTGAGCGCGACCTGATCAACGGTAAGATCAAACATACTGACGTCCCTGAATTGTGGAATGAAAAAATGCAGGCTTACCTTGGATTGTCGACCAAAGACAACTTCAAGAACGGCTGTATGCAAGACATCCACTGGACCGACGGCGCATTCGGCTACTTCCCATCTTACACATTAGGTGCCATGTACGCCGCGCAGTTTATGGCTGCGATGAAGCAAACTGTCGATGTTGATGCAGCCATTCAAGCTGGCGATTTAACGCCAATCTTTAGCTGGCTATCAGACAATGTCTGGAGCAAGGGAAGTTTACTCACAACAGATGAGTTGGTGAAACAAGCAACAGGTGACACACTCAACGCGCAATTCTTTAAAGATCATCTAAAGAATCGTTACTTAGGCTAA
- a CDS encoding thiamine phosphate synthase — protein MFLPTKYAITNKDKSLDELAQLLALLGADSVCQLRAKSYSLSSLKQVIGSSVKGIVLVNSASYDGTDLAPFQGVHLTSKDLSDKALIQSVRHSGAQYLAASCHNEQEIELANQAGCDFITISPVEATNSHPDATPMGWPRFAELSKLANMRTFALGGQSKHNVEHAQRYGAHGVAGISDFWQVEK, from the coding sequence ATGTTTTTACCCACAAAGTACGCCATTACCAACAAGGACAAAAGCTTGGATGAGTTAGCGCAATTACTCGCTTTGCTGGGGGCTGATAGTGTGTGTCAGTTAAGAGCAAAGTCATACAGTTTATCGTCTCTAAAGCAAGTAATTGGCTCCTCCGTGAAAGGGATTGTTTTGGTCAATTCTGCTTCCTACGACGGCACGGACTTAGCGCCTTTTCAAGGCGTTCACCTTACCTCGAAAGACCTCTCAGATAAGGCTTTGATTCAGTCGGTTCGTCACAGCGGCGCGCAATATCTGGCGGCATCGTGCCACAATGAGCAGGAGATTGAGCTGGCGAATCAAGCGGGGTGTGACTTCATTACTATTTCGCCAGTGGAAGCGACGAATTCTCATCCTGATGCCACTCCGATGGGTTGGCCGCGCTTTGCGGAGCTATCCAAATTGGCGAACATGCGAACCTTTGCCCTCGGCGGACAAAGTAAACATAATGTAGAACATGCCCAACGCTATGGAGCGCACGGTGTGGCTGGGATTTCAGATTTTTGGCAGGTTGAGAAATGA
- a CDS encoding integrase core domain-containing protein — translation MSLKANYLDNVVVENFFILLKTDMYHIPHCEGADGLFEHIDEYIECYNTKRIEVKLKGLTLTEYRNQAFLVA, via the coding sequence ATGTCGCTAAAAGCGAACTATTTAGATAACGTAGTAGTGGAGAACTTCTTCATCTTGCTGAAAACAGACATGTACCATATTCCGCACTGTGAAGGTGCCGATGGTTTGTTCGAACATATTGACGAGTACATCGAGTGCTACAATACGAAACGTATCGAGGTGAAACTAAAAGGCCTAACTCTAACGGAATATCGAAATCAGGCCTTTCTAGTCGCTTAA
- a CDS encoding chromosome partitioning protein ParA — protein MNSESEIDNNDDVVVIEERDKRSYLYIVIAGVLGLALGGLVGSVATAGKWQAAYDGLEAKYQLLVEDKKQLVVEVEDKVAKVDDEIANKLQQAIDEQQKEHENALAALRSEVSELEKVNLSLEEQLNQQKQQIAQATQENNQLNRQADMQATMFERSRELFQQELKVKQELEALEKERENLEPKVKKLKSDCDLYLAGTSWDVKSDSCDKQDEASSRLSQVNQMIRVHQMDLKQMKALTDELGL, from the coding sequence GTGAACAGCGAGTCTGAAATTGATAACAATGATGATGTGGTGGTTATCGAAGAAAGAGATAAACGCAGCTATTTGTACATCGTTATTGCTGGTGTCTTAGGGCTCGCGTTAGGTGGGTTGGTGGGCTCCGTCGCTACAGCCGGAAAATGGCAAGCTGCTTATGATGGATTGGAAGCCAAGTATCAGTTGCTTGTCGAAGACAAAAAACAGCTGGTTGTCGAAGTCGAAGATAAAGTGGCGAAAGTTGATGATGAAATCGCCAATAAGCTTCAACAAGCCATTGATGAGCAGCAGAAAGAGCACGAAAATGCATTGGCAGCGCTACGCTCGGAGGTTTCTGAATTAGAAAAGGTGAACCTGTCTCTCGAAGAACAATTGAATCAGCAGAAGCAGCAAATTGCGCAAGCGACCCAAGAAAATAATCAGCTGAATCGACAGGCTGATATGCAAGCTACGATGTTTGAGCGATCACGAGAACTGTTTCAACAAGAGCTTAAAGTGAAGCAAGAACTGGAGGCCTTGGAAAAAGAGCGTGAGAATCTCGAGCCCAAAGTAAAAAAACTGAAAAGTGATTGTGATTTGTATCTGGCAGGGACTTCATGGGACGTGAAGTCTGATTCTTGCGATAAGCAAGATGAGGCAAGTTCTCGCTTAAGTCAGGTCAATCAAATGATAAGAGTGCATCAGATGGATCTCAAACAAATGAAGGCACTAACGGACGAGTTAGGCTTGTAA